In one window of Deltaproteobacteria bacterium DNA:
- a CDS encoding RES domain-containing protein yields the protein MRVFRICQARHTDSAFTGDGAVLYPGRWHPRGVRVIYASESRALAALEQLVHLHRTRLPDDFVSFTVDIPDGVRIRQALVGTLPKEWRRHPGPRALQEIGAAWIAAGDSACLEVPSAVVPGERNFLLNPRHADFAKLAIGPAEPFTFDE from the coding sequence ATGCGCGTCTTTCGGATCTGTCAGGCGCGGCACACCGACAGCGCGTTCACTGGCGACGGGGCGGTTCTCTATCCCGGTCGCTGGCATCCACGGGGTGTCCGCGTCATCTACGCATCCGAGAGCCGCGCGCTCGCTGCTCTCGAGCAGCTCGTGCATCTTCACCGGACTCGTCTCCCCGATGACTTCGTCAGCTTCACGGTCGACATCCCCGACGGTGTGAGGATCCGCCAGGCTCTCGTCGGGACTCTCCCCAAGGAGTGGCGCAGGCATCCAGGCCCGCGCGCGCTTCAAGAGATCGGCGCCGCCTGGATCGCGGCAGGCGACTCGGCGTGCCTCGAGGTCCCCTCGGCCGTGGTCCCCGGCGAGCGAAACTTCCTGCTGAACCCGCGTCACGCGGACTTCGCGAAGCTGGCGATCGGTCCCGCGGAGCCCTTCACGTTCGACGAAAA
- a CDS encoding DUF2384 domain-containing protein: MKSELGGVVSVLGGAKVLGRALRSPEDLAMRVRGGLPFSSLTAVMEQYGIPREVLCAILHLSRRNLLRRREQSRLSADESDRLYRLARVLAHANRVFGDLEESAEWIQAPNPSLGKQQPLALLDTDIGAEQVDDVLGRIEHGIVG; the protein is encoded by the coding sequence ATGAAGAGCGAGCTTGGCGGCGTCGTCTCCGTCCTCGGTGGTGCGAAGGTGCTCGGTCGCGCCCTCCGCTCACCGGAGGACCTGGCGATGCGGGTGCGCGGAGGCTTGCCCTTCTCCTCGCTGACGGCCGTCATGGAGCAGTACGGGATCCCGCGCGAAGTCCTGTGCGCGATCCTGCATCTCTCGCGGAGAAATCTGCTCCGGCGAAGGGAGCAGAGCCGCCTGTCCGCGGATGAATCCGATCGTCTCTACCGGCTTGCACGGGTGCTCGCGCACGCGAACCGGGTGTTCGGCGATCTCGAGGAGTCGGCCGAGTGGATTCAGGCTCCGAACCCGTCGCTCGGCAAACAGCAGCCGCTTGCCCTTCTCGACACCGACATCGGCGCGGAGCAGGTCGACGACGTTCTCGGCAGAATCGAGCACGGCATCGTCGGCTGA